The Amycolatopsis sp. QT-25 genomic sequence TCGGAAAGAGAGAGGGCCGCGCGGTCCCGCTCCGACATCAGCGCCACCGGCAGCGGCCACGAGATCGCCAGTTCCGGGTCGTCGTGGGCGATCGCGACGTCCTCGCTCGCGTCGTGGGCGCGGTCGATCCGGTAGGAGACGTCGGCGTACTCGGTGAGCGCCTGGAACCCGTGCGCGCAGCCTGCCGGGATGTACAGCGAGACCTGGGTCTCCCCGGACAGTTCGAACGTCTCCTTGCCGAGGTACGTCGGCGAATCCGGCCGCAGGTCGACGACGACGTCGAAGACGGCGCCCCACGAGCACCGGACCAGCTTCGCCTCGCCGAGACCCGAGCGCAGGTGCATCCCGCGCAGCACCCCCTCGCGGGACCGCGACACGCTGTCCTGGAGGAACCCGTTCGGGTCGATCCCCACCGACCGGACGACGTCGGCGTCGAACGTGCGGCTGAAGAAGCCGCGTTCGTCGGTGTGCGGGGTCGGCTCGAACAGGTACGCGCCCGCGATGGCGGGCACCGGGATCGCTTTCATCGGACTCCGATCGGCAGGAGGGCGGCCGACAATTCGACGAACTGCTCTTCCAGCAGTCGTGCCTGCGCCGCACCTCGTTTCGCGACGATCTCGGTCAGTTCGCCCGCCCGCGACTCGAGTTCGGCGAACCGGCGGACCAGCGCGTCGAAGTCGATGTCCTTGGCGGACAGGCAGAACTCCCCGAGCCCCATCGTGGTCATGAGGACGTCGTTCTTGCGGGCGTACCCGACGGACAACGTCGGTTTCGCCAGCTTCAGCGCGCACAGGATGTTGTGGTAGCGGGTGGCGACGACGATCTCGACCGCCGACATCGCCCGCAGCACATCGTCCAAAGTGGACGTTTCGGCGGCGGTGATCAGCGGTGACTCCAGTTCCCGCATGATCTCGTCGACGACCTGCGCGTCGGCCCGGTCGCCGATGAACAACCGCACCGGCCTGCCGTCGGCGATCAGCCGGGCGACGAACCGGGTCATCCCGTCCACATAGGACTCATAGATCTCGTCGGCGCGGGCCCTGTCCTCGTTCCCGCCGCGGTAGGCCATCACCCCGACCCCGACGGAGCGGGGCAGCACCGGTTCCGCCGGCGCGGAGAGGGCGAAGGCGAGATCGGGATGGACACGGTCGTTCGTGACGTCGACGCCCATCGTGCGCATCGCCTCCCGCGACAATTCGTCCCGGTAGGACCGGAACGTCGCCAGCCGCGCGGCCCGGCCGATGATCGACCGGGTGACCCGCCGGTCGCTCACGTTGGCACCGACGCAGACCAGCGCCACCTTGGTCCCGGCCAGCCGCCCGGACACCGACAGCAACAGCAAGGCATACGGGAAACCCCAAGGGCGCAAGGGAAGCGTGGACTCGAGGACACCCATCCCCGGCACGATCACCACGTCCTGGCGCCCCACCCACGCCGCCGTCCGGACGATGTCGACGAGCTTGCCGAAACCCTTCATGGCGATGGACACCGGTCCCGAAGCCGTCCGGTACTCACCCTGGTACCAGTTCAACGCGGTCGTCTCGAGGTCGTAGCGCGACGCGACGATTTCCGGACCGCCGCACATCACGCTGAGCGCGGCGTCCGGATGCTCCGTGCGCAGATACCCGAGAACCGCCTCGAAGGAACCGTCGTTGCCGAGGTTCCCTGATCCGAGGAGTCCGAACAGCCCGATTCTCACGGGCGAGCTCAAGGGACTCTTCCCTCCTGACCGGCGACGACCGACGCCACGCACACCTCTCGCGGACCGAGTTCGGCCTCGGCCTGCACCGGCATCCGGCCCATGGCCGGGTTCCCCGCCCGGTTCAGCGTCCATTGCCGCAGGTAGCGGAAACACTCGCGCTTCTCGGCGCCGGAGATCGGCGCGTGGCGGATCGCGTTGACGTAACCGAGGACGTACTCGCCGAGCAGCCGGATCATCGGGTGCCGCAGCTTGTCGGCGCGTTTCGGGTCCAGGTTGCTGGCGCGCTTGCGCACGGTCGGGTACTCGTGTTCGGAGCGGCCGGGGTGGTCGCGGCGGAAGTACAGCCAGTCCGGCACCTGGTGGAACGGGCCGTGCAGGGCCAGTTCCGAGATGATCGTGCGGTCCGCGTGGTGGTAGCTGTCCAGCGGCGCGACGCGGCGCAGCACCTCGGTGCGGATGACCGCGCCGTCGTCGTCCCCGCCGGGCGCGAACAGCGTGCTGCGGAAGCGTTCCGCGGCGTGCGGCGAAACCGTGTTGAGCGGGTACTCCAATGCCTGCGTGACGACGGCCTTCTCGTCGATCATCGCCGTCCACGAATGCGAAAGTACGAACTCGGGGTGCTCGTCGAGCGCCTCGATACAGCGTTCCAGCAGGTCCCGCGCGTAGAGGTCGTCGTCGGACGCCCATTTGAACAACTCGCCGCGGGCGACGTCGACACAGTAGTTGTGGTTGGGCGCGCAGCCGATGTTCACCGGCTGACGCACGTACCGTACGCGGGAATCCAGCTTCGCGTACTCACGGCTGATCTCTTCGGTGCGGTCCGTGGACGCGTTGTCCGAAATGATCAGCTCGAAGTTCTCGTAGCTCTGGCCGAGGAGTGCGTCCAGCGATTCGGCGAGGTAGTCCTCGCCGTTGTAGACCGGGAGCCCGATGCTCAGCCGAGGAGCGGTGCTCATGACGTCCTCATCTCTTCCTTCTCCGAAGTCAGGTGTTCCTGGAGAGCGGTGTGCAGCTGGAGCCACCACACCGCCGACCCGCTGGTGATCGCCAACGCGACCCCCCAAGCGGATCCGGACGCCCCGGCCAAGAAGGCGCCAATGAGCCCGAAGCCGACATAGCCGGCCGAGTTGATCAGCTGGGCGCGAAGGCTCCGTTTCGCAGCGCCGAGCGCACGCAGTCCGGCGGCCGCCCCGGTGTTGAATCCCGCCGCGGCGATACCGATGGTCACCGGGAGGATCAGTTCCGAAGCGGGATCCCAGACGTCGCCGAGCACGAACCGGCCGGCGTCGTCGGGTACCAGAAGCAGGGCGAGACCCCAGATCAGGGCCGCGACCGCCTGGCCCGCGCCGAGAACGGCGCAGAAGCGGCGAAGGCGATGCGGGGCCCGTTGGAGCACCCGCGCGCTTTCGGCCACCGTGACCAGGGAAAGTCCCATCAGAAGGGCGAAGAACGGGCCGAGCAGCAGTTCGGCGCCGCGCACCGCGCCGACGCTCGCCAGCCCGGCGATCGCGCCGAGCCCGTACATCCGCAGTTGCGTCGAGCCGCTGTTGCTGACGTTCTCGATCAGGTAGCGGGTGCCGAGGTCGCGGTGCCGGTTGAGCCACTCGAGCGTGCCACGCGGGTCCGGCCGGACCCCGGACTGCAAGCAGCCGTAGCCGGCGGCGACCGCCCCGGACAGCCCCCACGCCAGGATGAAGGCGACGACCGTGTCGAACCATCGGTGCGCGATGAACAGCGCGGGGATCAGCGCGATCCCCCAGACGACGTCGTTGACGAACGCCTTCTTCCCGTGCCCCGCCGCGAAGAACGTGAACCGCCAGGCGTCCTGAAGCAGCAAGGTGGGGATGACGATGCCGAGCGCGACGAACGCGCCGCCGATGGGGCCACCCACCACGAGACCGGCGACCACACTGACGGCACCGGCCACGACACCCGCGGAGAGCGCCGTCCCGGTCGCCCTGGCGGTCGCCGTCCGCCACGTCTCCGTGGGCACCCCGGAGAACCGGACCATCAGCGGATCCGTGGTCAGCCCGCGCGAAAGGTTGAGCACCACGCCGTAGCTGACCCAGGCGAGGCTGAACATGCCGAAGGCGAACGTGCCGAGTGAGCGCGCCACGAACAGCCCGACCACGAAGTTGGTGATACTGGAAACGGCCTGGTCGCCGAGGCCCCAGCTGAGCCGCCCGGCCATGGCCCGGACGGCTTGGGAACGCAGAAGTGAGCGCATAGGGCCTTCAATCCTTGAGCAATCCGGCGTCGTGCAGCGCCTTCGCGGCGGCGACGACGGAATCGAACGGCAGCCCGGACCGCTCGGCGACGTCGAGCAGGCTGTGCTCGCCGTCCGAGAGGTTGAGCACCCAGAGCATGGCCATCTGGGCTTGTTTGGCGTCGCTTCTCCCGCCGAGCGAGTCGTACAGCCCGCGTTTGCCGAGTTGCGGCTCGCCGTACGGGCTGAGGTTGACGTAGCTGCGGTTGCGGTCGAGGACGGCGAAGGTGTCCCGCAGGGTCCGAAGGGTTTCCTCCATGGCCGCCGTGGACACGAAATCGAGGTTGTCGGCCGAGGTGTGGTACTCGGGATAGCCCGCGTACGGCGTCCTCGTCAGCGATCCGACGCCCAGGTCGAAGCCGGGGGAGCAGAACTGGCGCTCGTCGTAGCCGTACGGCGAGAAGTCCACGATCCGGTGCGCGCGATCGGCGAGGACGTACGCGAGCACGCGGTCGATCTCGGCGTCGCCCCGGCGGCTTCGCTTGTATGTCAGCGATCCCGGGTCGCCCGCGCAAGCGAGCACGAGCCCGGCCTTGATCCGTTCGACGCGTTCGGTGTTGCGCGCGAGCCAGGTGATGGCGCCGATCGTGCCGGGCATGAACAGGAACCGGTACGTGTAGTGCGGGTTTTCCAGCGTCTGCGCGAAGGCGGCGGCGATCGCGATCCCGGCGACGTTGTCGTTCGCCAGCGACGGATGGCAGGTGTGGCAGGAGATGATCACCTCGTCGGCGACCTCGCCCGGCACGACGTGCTCGGCGTAGGTGAGGTGACCGTCGGCCAGCGTCGAGTCGATGTGCACCTCGTACTCGCCGTCCGGCATCGCGTCGAGGGTTTCCTGCGCCAGGCAGAAACCCCACGTCGGCGCGTAGTAGCTGGTCCGGTACGGCACCCACGACGGCCGGTCCGGCAGCGTGTGCAGATGTTCGCGCAGCTCGGCGAGCGGCATCTTCCGCGAGATCGGGACGCTGTAGCCGACGACGTGCAGGTTCGACTCACCGAAGTCGACCACGCGGCGGCCGGAGGCGTCCTTGATGTACGCGTCGCGGATGTTCCACTCCTGCGGCACGGTCCAGTCCAGCACCTGGGTGCCGGTGGGGACCTCGTGGATCTCCAGTGGGACGTGCTCGCCGACGATCTCCAGCGTGCGGCGGACGCCGTCGCCGGTGATGCTGCGGCACAGCGGATACAGGCGCTCGACCAGCCTTTCCAGGTCGGCGCCCGTCTCCAGGTCCCGGTGCGACATCAGCGACGCCGCAAGGTGTCGTCGAGTTCACCGGCGGCGGTGCGGTCCTGCAAGCGCGCCAGGCGGGTGAACAGGCGCCGGAAGCCGTGTTCGGTGAGGCCGTGGGTCCGGTAGGCCTCGATCAGTTCGAGCGCGCCGTCCTTGACCGACCAGTCGCAGTCGAAGCCGGGGACGGCCGCGCGGAACCGGGAGAAGTCGACCCGGTACGAGCGCGGGTCCGAGCCCGCCTCGCCGGTGATCCGCAGGGTGGAACCGGGAACGGCCTCGACGACCTCTTCGGCGATCTCGGCGACGGTCACGTTGTTGCGTTCGGTGCCGATGTTGAACGCCTTGCCGTGGACGGCCTCCTTCGGCGCCACCAGCGCCGCCGCGAACGCGCGCGCGATGTCCTTGGCGTGCACCAGCGGCCGCCACGGCGTGCCGTCGGAGAGCACCAGCACCTCGCCGGAGAGGTGGGCGTGCGCGGTCAGGTTGTTGAGCACGATGTCGCCACGCAGCCGCGGTGAGAACCCGAACGCGGTGGCGTTGCGCAGGTACACCGGGCTGAAGTCGCTGTCGGCGAGTTCCTGGACGTCGTCCTCGACCCGGACCTTCGACTCGGCGTACGGCGTGACGGGGCGCAGCGGCGCGTCCTCGTCGACCAGGCCGTCGCCGCCCGAGGCACCGTAGACCGAGCACGTCGAGGCGTAGAGATACCGCTTGACCCCGGCGTCCTTCGCCAGCTTGGCGAGCTCGACCGAGGCGTGGTGGTTGATGTCGTAGGTCAGATCCGGCGCCAGCGAACCGAGCGGGTCGTTGGACAGCGCGCCGAGGTGGATCACGGCGTCCATGCCCGCCACGTGCTC encodes the following:
- a CDS encoding dTDP-4-dehydrorhamnose 3,5-epimerase family protein translates to MKAIPVPAIAGAYLFEPTPHTDERGFFSRTFDADVVRSVGIDPNGFLQDSVSRSREGVLRGMHLRSGLGEAKLVRCSWGAVFDVVVDLRPDSPTYLGKETFELSGETQVSLYIPAGCAHGFQALTEYADVSYRIDRAHDASEDVAIAHDDPELAISWPLPVALMSERDRAALSLSEALQNTR
- a CDS encoding polysaccharide pyruvyl transferase family protein, with amino-acid sequence MSSPVRIGLFGLLGSGNLGNDGSFEAVLGYLRTEHPDAALSVMCGGPEIVASRYDLETTALNWYQGEYRTASGPVSIAMKGFGKLVDIVRTAAWVGRQDVVIVPGMGVLESTLPLRPWGFPYALLLLSVSGRLAGTKVALVCVGANVSDRRVTRSIIGRAARLATFRSYRDELSREAMRTMGVDVTNDRVHPDLAFALSAPAEPVLPRSVGVGVMAYRGGNEDRARADEIYESYVDGMTRFVARLIADGRPVRLFIGDRADAQVVDEIMRELESPLITAAETSTLDDVLRAMSAVEIVVATRYHNILCALKLAKPTLSVGYARKNDVLMTTMGLGEFCLSAKDIDFDALVRRFAELESRAGELTEIVAKRGAAQARLLEEQFVELSAALLPIGVR
- a CDS encoding glycosyltransferase family 2 protein, whose translation is MSTAPRLSIGLPVYNGEDYLAESLDALLGQSYENFELIISDNASTDRTEEISREYAKLDSRVRYVRQPVNIGCAPNHNYCVDVARGELFKWASDDDLYARDLLERCIEALDEHPEFVLSHSWTAMIDEKAVVTQALEYPLNTVSPHAAERFRSTLFAPGGDDDGAVIRTEVLRRVAPLDSYHHADRTIISELALHGPFHQVPDWLYFRRDHPGRSEHEYPTVRKRASNLDPKRADKLRHPMIRLLGEYVLGYVNAIRHAPISGAEKRECFRYLRQWTLNRAGNPAMGRMPVQAEAELGPREVCVASVVAGQEGRVP
- a CDS encoding DUF4910 domain-containing protein translates to MSHRDLETGADLERLVERLYPLCRSITGDGVRRTLEIVGEHVPLEIHEVPTGTQVLDWTVPQEWNIRDAYIKDASGRRVVDFGESNLHVVGYSVPISRKMPLAELREHLHTLPDRPSWVPYRTSYYAPTWGFCLAQETLDAMPDGEYEVHIDSTLADGHLTYAEHVVPGEVADEVIISCHTCHPSLANDNVAGIAIAAAFAQTLENPHYTYRFLFMPGTIGAITWLARNTERVERIKAGLVLACAGDPGSLTYKRSRRGDAEIDRVLAYVLADRAHRIVDFSPYGYDERQFCSPGFDLGVGSLTRTPYAGYPEYHTSADNLDFVSTAAMEETLRTLRDTFAVLDRNRSYVNLSPYGEPQLGKRGLYDSLGGRSDAKQAQMAMLWVLNLSDGEHSLLDVAERSGLPFDSVVAAAKALHDAGLLKD
- a CDS encoding SDR family oxidoreductase gives rise to the protein MRVLLTGHKGYLGTVMAPVLAAEGHEVIGLDSGLYDTCVLGPAPEDPEGFEVDLRDVTAEHVAGMDAVIHLGALSNDPLGSLAPDLTYDINHHASVELAKLAKDAGVKRYLYASTCSVYGASGGDGLVDEDAPLRPVTPYAESKVRVEDDVQELADSDFSPVYLRNATAFGFSPRLRGDIVLNNLTAHAHLSGEVLVLSDGTPWRPLVHAKDIARAFAAALVAPKEAVHGKAFNIGTERNNVTVAEIAEEVVEAVPGSTLRITGEAGSDPRSYRVDFSRFRAAVPGFDCDWSVKDGALELIEAYRTHGLTEHGFRRLFTRLARLQDRTAAGELDDTLRRR